A stretch of the Capra hircus breed San Clemente chromosome 10, ASM170441v1, whole genome shotgun sequence genome encodes the following:
- the LOC102175030 gene encoding 60S ribosome subunit biogenesis protein NIP7 homolog — protein MKFPFQQLRPEDSGFQPSRKIRPLTEEETHAMFEKTAKFIRENLQLLVNRSYSTYCFRLHNDLTVYCVNEMTLKLVVGISGDKLVLLGRYFGKFPKTHEFQLDITALDYLAPYAKAFGVAAKSTQDCRRVDTMITVAFHQADIGEYVRHEETLTLNHHEDLGLCRRA, from the exons atgaagtttCCATTTCAACAACTGAGGCCCGAAGATTCTGGGTTCCAACCCAGTAGGAAAATTCGGCCTCTGACTGAAGAGGAGACCCATGCAATGTTTGAGAAGACAGCAAAATTCATCAGAGAGAACCTTCAGCTACTGGTCAACAGATCCTACAGCACCTACTGTTTCAGGCTGCACAATGACCTCACAGTGTACTGTGTGAATGAGATGACCTTGAAGTTGGTCGTGGGTATCTCTGGTGACAAGCTCGTTTTGCTTGGGAGGTACTTTGGAAAATTCCCTAAGACCCACGAGTTTCAGTTGGACATTACAGCTCTGGATTACCTAGCACCCTATGCCaa GGCTTTTGGAGTGGCAGCAAAGTCTACACAAGACTGCAGGAGAGTAGACACCATGATTACGGTGGCATTTCATCAAGCAGACATTGGGGAGTATGTTCGGCACGAAGAGACGTTGACTTTAAACCATCACGAGGACCTGGGGCTGTGTAGAAGGGCCTGA